The sequence below is a genomic window from Acidobacteriota bacterium.
CGCCCCAGCCCAGCGACGATCTCTCCCAGTACGCTCCGCGGCTCTACACCATGGAGATCAGCAAGGAGAAGATCCGCAACGTCATCGGTCCCGGCGGCAAGACCATCCGCTCCATCATCGAGGAGACGGGCTGCGACATCGAGATCGAGAACGACGGCAACGTCATCATCGCCTCCCCGGACAAGCCGGCGGCGCAGCGTGCCATCGAGATCATCGAGCGCCTCACCGCGGAGCCGGAGATCGGCGTCACCTACTCCGGCCGCGTGATGCGCGTCGAGGGCTTCGGTGCCTTCGTCGAGATCATGCCCGGCACCGAGGGCCTGTGCCACATCAGCGAGCTGGCGCCCTATCGGGTGGGTCAGGTCGAGGACATCTGCACCGAGGGTGACGAGATCACCGTCAAGGTCATCGACATGGACCCCGACAGCGGCAAGATCCGCCTCTCCCGCAAGGCCGTGATCATGGACGATCCGGACTTCGATCCCGCCGACTACGAGGGCATGGGAGTTCCCGCGCCTTCCGGTGATCGGGATCGCGGCGGCCGTGGCCGGGATCGCGGTGGCCGCGGTGGTGATCGCGGTGGCCGTGGCGGCGGCGGCGGTCGCGGACGCGGCGGTCGTGGCGGCGGTCGCGGACGCTAAGGCCCCACCCTAGATAGCTATGGACCGCGCGGAGCTCGTCGCCTACCTCGACCGCTACCTCCACGCCCACGAGGGCGCGGACTACGGCCCCAATGGCCTCCAGGTCGAGGGACGGCGCGAGATCCGCAAGGTCGTCACCGGCGTCTCCGCCTGCCAGGAGCTCTTCGAGCGTGCCCGGCAGGCGGAGGCGGACGCGGTGCTGGTCCACCACGGGATCTTCTGGACCGGCATGCCTTACTCCCTCACCGGCATGCAGTATCGGCGGGTCGCCGAGCTGATGGCCGGCGATCTCAACCTCCTCGCCTACCACCTGCCCCTGGACCGTCATTCGGAAGTCGGCAACAACGCCGTGGCGGCCCGCGCTCTGGGCCTCATGGAGCTCGAACCCTTCGGGGACCACAAGGGCTACCCCGTAGGCTTCAAGGGTCGCTTCCCCGAGCCGGTCCCGGCCCCGGAGCTGGTGCGTCGCACCGAAGACTTCTACCGCCAGGAGCCCCTCGCCTTCCTCAGCGGCCCGGAGCAAGTCTCCACCCTCGGCATCATCAGCGGCGGAGCCCAGAAGGAGCTCTACACCGCCATCGACCAAGGTCTCGACGCCTTCCTCACCGGCGAGGTCAGCGAGTGGGTGATGAATCTGGCGCGGGAAAACCAGATCCACTTCCTCGCCTGTGGCCACTACGCTACCGAGCGTTGCGGCATCCAGGCCCTCGGCGAGCACATCGCCCAGGCCTTCGACCTCGACGTCGAGTTCATCGACGTGCCGAACCCGGTCTAGCCTCTCTCCCTCGCTGTCCCTCTCTCTCCGCCTCTCTCAGCTTCATCGGCCCCGGCCAGATCTCGGCAAAGGGGCTCTGGAAAAGGGTCTCCGAAAAGGGGCCTGCGGGAAAGGATTGATCTTTCCCAGGCCCGCGGGTACTCTCCCGACAGCTCTTATCTGGAGTCTACTTTTCTAAGGAGAGAACGGAATGAAGTACGTTGCCAGCATAAGTCTCGCCCTGATCCTGGCCGTCCTGGCACTGCCCGCCCAAGCCCAATCACCGCCTTGCTGCGAGCTCGGAGACCTCAACGGGGACGGCTCCCTCAGCATCACCGACATCGGCCTGCTTCGCGGCTATTGCATCAACAACACACCGCTGACCCTGGAGCAGCAATTCAACGCCGACGTCGACGGCGACGGCACCCCCTGCACCACCGCCCCCGGCGGCGGCTGGTTCGACGCTATCCTCATCGCCAACGTCATCACCGGCACCATCTCCACCTTCCCGCGCTGCGGCGACATGGATTGGGACGGTGAGCTGGAATGGGCGGACGAGAGCACCGGTGCCGACTACGACGACACCCAGATCCTGCGCCAGCACATCCTCAACATCAACTACATCACCGACCCTGTGACCCTCTCCAACGCCGACGCCAGCGACAACGGCACCATCACCACCTACGACATGACGCTCTTCCAGAAGCTCTACTACGGCATCGAGGACGGGGTCCCGGCCTGCGAGTTCTGATCAGCCCGCCGCCTTGGGAAACAACCGGAAGAAATTCTCGGTGGTGCGGCGGGTGAGGTCGGTGAGGGGCTCGTCGAGCTCGTCCGCCACCCGCTGAGCGATTTCTACTACGTAGGCGGGCTCGTTGCGCTGGCCGCGGTGGGGTACCGGGGCCAGGTAGGGGGTGTCGGTCTCCACCAGCAGGCGTTCCGGGGGCACTACCGGCAAGACCTCGCGCACATTGTCCGCGGCGCGGAAGGTGACCATGCCGGTGAAGCCGAGGTAGAAATCCCGCTCTACCAGCTCCCGGCCCATCTCCAGACCTCCGGCGAAGGAGTGGAAGACTCCCTGAAGCTCCCGGTGCTCCGGTCGCCGGACCTCGTCGAGCATGGCCTGGTTGCTGTCCCGGTTGTGCACCACCACAGGAA
It includes:
- a CDS encoding Nif3-like dinuclear metal center hexameric protein, which translates into the protein MDRAELVAYLDRYLHAHEGADYGPNGLQVEGRREIRKVVTGVSACQELFERARQAEADAVLVHHGIFWTGMPYSLTGMQYRRVAELMAGDLNLLAYHLPLDRHSEVGNNAVAARALGLMELEPFGDHKGYPVGFKGRFPEPVPAPELVRRTEDFYRQEPLAFLSGPEQVSTLGIISGGAQKELYTAIDQGLDAFLTGEVSEWVMNLARENQIHFLACGHYATERCGIQALGEHIAQAFDLDVEFIDVPNPV
- a CDS encoding TatD family hydrolase; the protein is MAFDSNALVDSHCHVQSLPADEREAALDRARERGVEGFLLPAIRLSEAEELLDFCHRHEGVWCALGVHPHEASTWQDGDEERLRSLLTDPKAVAVGECGLDFHYDNSPREQQHEALRAQWALALDLGLPVVVHNRDSNQAMLDEVRRPEHRELQGVFHSFAGGLEMGRELVERDFYLGFTGMVTFRAADNVREVLPVVPPERLLVETDTPYLAPVPHRGQRNEPAYVVEIAQRVADELDEPLTDLTRRTTENFFRLFPKAAG
- a CDS encoding dockerin type I domain-containing protein translates to MKYVASISLALILAVLALPAQAQSPPCCELGDLNGDGSLSITDIGLLRGYCINNTPLTLEQQFNADVDGDGTPCTTAPGGGWFDAILIANVITGTISTFPRCGDMDWDGELEWADESTGADYDDTQILRQHILNINYITDPVTLSNADASDNGTITTYDMTLFQKLYYGIEDGVPACEF